The Streptomyces spororaveus genome includes a region encoding these proteins:
- a CDS encoding MBL fold metallo-hydrolase — protein MTGSRPLRPRLRALRPEAFGADPSGARLERIRRSPNFADGVFQNPVGARNRPSGSMAEFAKIYFHREQRVRRSPAAPIPVHPTTLADLAKPPVSGLRLTWMGHSSVLAEIDGRRVLFDPVWGERCSPFPFAGPKRLHPVPVPLASLGAVDVVVISHDHYDHLDLPTIKALAGTDTVFAVPLGVGAHLERWGVPAERLRELDWNESTEIAGLSLTATPARHFCGRGLRNQQHTLWASWVVAGDEHRIYHSGDTGYFPGFEEIGAAHGPFDATMIQIGAYSEYWPDIHMTPEEGMRAHLDLQGGTPRGTMLPIHWGTFNLALHPWDEPGEGTLTASRNTGAAIALPIPGQPFEPGSADAPAEPWWRPFVGGKPVGGRVDGPASVPPLAAGGAAATAARVASTAVDGQEKQESVGS, from the coding sequence CGGCTGGAGCGGATCCGCCGCTCTCCGAACTTCGCGGACGGCGTGTTCCAGAACCCGGTCGGGGCCCGGAACAGGCCCTCGGGTTCGATGGCGGAGTTCGCCAAGATCTACTTCCACCGGGAGCAGCGGGTACGGCGCAGTCCCGCGGCGCCGATCCCGGTCCACCCGACGACCCTCGCGGACCTGGCGAAGCCGCCCGTGAGCGGCCTGCGGCTGACCTGGATGGGGCACTCCAGCGTGCTCGCGGAGATCGACGGGCGCCGGGTGCTGTTCGACCCGGTGTGGGGCGAGCGGTGCTCCCCCTTCCCCTTCGCCGGCCCCAAGCGGCTGCACCCGGTGCCGGTCCCGCTGGCCTCGCTGGGCGCGGTCGACGTCGTGGTCATCTCGCACGACCACTACGACCACCTCGACCTGCCGACGATCAAGGCGCTGGCCGGTACGGACACGGTCTTCGCCGTCCCGCTGGGCGTCGGCGCGCACCTGGAGCGCTGGGGCGTACCGGCCGAGCGGCTGCGCGAGCTGGACTGGAACGAGAGCACCGAGATCGCCGGCCTCTCCCTCACGGCGACCCCCGCCCGCCACTTCTGCGGCCGCGGCCTGCGCAACCAGCAGCACACCCTCTGGGCGTCCTGGGTCGTCGCGGGCGACGAGCACCGGATCTACCACAGCGGGGACACCGGCTACTTCCCCGGTTTCGAGGAGATCGGCGCCGCGCACGGCCCCTTCGACGCCACCATGATCCAGATCGGCGCGTACTCGGAGTACTGGCCCGACATCCACATGACGCCGGAGGAGGGCATGCGCGCCCACCTCGACCTGCAGGGCGGTACCCCCCGCGGCACGATGCTGCCGATTCACTGGGGCACCTTCAACCTGGCCCTGCACCCGTGGGACGAGCCGGGCGAGGGCACGCTGACCGCGTCGCGGAACACGGGCGCCGCCATCGCGCTCCCCATCCCGGGCCAGCCCTTCGAGCCGGGCTCGGCGGACGCGCCCGCCGAACCGTGGTGGCGGCCGTTCGTCGGCGGAAAGCCGGTGGGCGGTCGTGTCGACGGCCCCGCCTCGGTGCCGCCGCTCGCGGCGGGCGGAGCGGCGGCGACAGCCGCCCGGGTGGCCTCCACGGCCGTCGACGGACAGGAGAAGCAGGAGTCCGTCGGATCGTGA